A stretch of DNA from Sander lucioperca isolate FBNREF2018 chromosome 8, SLUC_FBN_1.2, whole genome shotgun sequence:
TCACAATTTTTCAAGTCAGTCATAAAACAATAGTCAGTGCCCATATGTTTATTTAAAGAGGCTTTGTAATAAGTGATGGTGGACAAAATCCACAATCCTCCTTACATGCAAAAATGCATTCAGATGTTTATGTGGAGCTAATATCAGGCTTTAGCAGTCTGAGTTAATCAAGTGGATATCTAAGTTACAGTCTTTTTAGTACAAAACTCCCTCTTTGTATTTCCCTGAACAGTGTTTCCTTGTTGAGCTGCGGTGGAAGGATAGTGAACAGCCTCATGTTAGATTCAGGTAAacttttgaatacatttttggacaggaggactgtggattttgtcccccatcatttacattaaaagaaaattaaaaatggaCTTTATAATAGCCAGTGTTAACAGGAGCAACAATTACAGCAAGTAAAAACTGTTATATGGGCACCTGACTATTGTTATAGGACTGACTTTAAATTTTGTAAACCTATCCTTAAGTGTTTGCTATTACTTCCACTCAAAATTGCAGATATGATCTGACATAATACGATCACTGTTTTATTCTGTGCAATTGTGTTCCtgagagttttaaaaaaaagtggcatTCTGGGACACCAGCCACTTGTACTGAATATAATACGGAACAACAGCACCATCTTGTGACCACATGAACTTACATCCTCTTGAATTTGCTGGTCTCATAATATTGATCGGATGGCTGCAATTTCTCCGTCTGGCTGTAATGAACATTGTTGTTCTACAGAACACAAAGCAAAGTCACAGTGCGTGGTGGTTATTTTGTGAATGTAAATATAGCCAGGAtatctttttttctcccccatCTCTCCCTTAAATTTGACAGTATGCTCTCATCTtgacaataaaaaacatttgagaAACAAGTACCTGATCCACAAAGTAAGTCTTTCCCATTGAGTAACAACTAAATGAGGTGTGTAACACTACAGCATCACTAACAATCCCCTAACTTTGTCATAAAACATGATCATAacagaataaaacatcacaagAGGTAGAATACATTGTTATTGTGTTAACTCATGTGGCTAAATTACTTTCTAAATGACTGAGATTTCTTTGTTTACCTTCTCTTTGGCATTGCTGCTGCTATCATCCCTCTCCCAGGCTGACATATTGTCCGTCCCAAAGGGGGGCTCTCGCTGTTGAAAAGCTCCAGGGTTTTTCTTCTCTTCACTGTTAATTAGACTGTTGGAAAAACACAATATAGGGATATGGAATGTAGCCTTCACTTAATGATAGCTGATAATGAAGAATAACAATAGAAATCAGCCATTATCGTGGCTGACTGTTACTGTCTATATTACAGTACATTAAACGAATGAACGCTAGCAAGTAGTACGTAGTATATTAGCAGCAAGAGGTAGTGTTAGTAGATAGGtatggcaatgcaagactatagtGTTAGTAATTTAATCATAAACTGACAACAAGTCCCAGTGCATGATAATAATAAGACAAATGTTACATGTACCTTGGTTTTTCGTCGTCTCCTGATCCAGTGCAGAACCTGCCTGGAGGTTTGTATGCATCAGGTTTAGAAGTTCTTGTTTCCTCGTGCCACAAAAGTCCTGTTGAAAACAAGGATAGAAATAAATGTAGGCAAAATGCATTAACCAGCAGGGACATGTCTAGACATAAGGCAACAGGATTTCTCTACCCTTATGCCCTCCTTGTTTTGCAAGCTTGACATAGTCAGAATCACTCTCTAGGACTCCGGCCCTCCGCCCTCGGGCCCTCTCTTCAGGAAGAGTGCTGATGGTCGGGGACAGTCCTGGGATCTGGGAGATCTGGCCATCTATTCCTTGGTACCCTGCACACCCGTAATGttaaaacacacccacacacaaaggAAACACACCATGTAGCTATATTAACTGATATGTGAACTACACTAACGTTACCACATgcactaacgttaacgttaccccACCAGGGTCCAGCAGACAAGTCTCCCTGCTGACAATAACTGACCCTAAATTACACAGAGCTACAACGTGAGGTAACTATCGTTAAGTCAGTATAAACTGTTGCACTTGCCAGATGTTGTCGATGGAAGATCGTTACTCATGAGAACATTTCTAGAAGAAATGGAGACAAAAACACCGGGTTTTCACAGTCAACCTCTTCGACGATAGCTTGTAAGAGCGAGCATTGTCATTACCGTAGCGTcgttagttagttagctagcttaaCGGTAGCGGACTGCAGTTAATTTATTCAAGTCTTAAATTAAACACAAATGTAAGTGACGGCAATTAGtctacatgaaaaaaaaaaagtttaaaacacACAGCAATCACAGTTCTTATTTAAATGCAGACGTGTTTTACTTACTCTGAATACATTTTAGGAGCAGATCGAGAAACTAACGTTATGTAACGTTACGGTACAGCACTGACTGTTTGGAACTTCTGACTGCGTTGCCATGGACACGGTTACAGCCGTTCATCCCAAgagtgtatggctgcagcctggagtgCAGCTGCTGATGcgccctagcggcagcaaatgtaatttgcagccagggtcttgatgtgggtctggcttgtcaggctagctgCTGCTCCGTGATGTGTGCACTGTACCAGAGACGATTTAGAACATTTAGTATGCCTTTATGTTTGAAGAGTTGAAATGCTTATAAAATGTCTGAGGTTTGGACGGTTTCGAGTAGCCTAATGGTTAGCTAAACATTGTTTTGATGCATTGCACACTCAGAAAAGATGAATTTCCGGAAGGTCCTTGTAGAAGAGTGGATAGAGTTATTACTGTGAAATTAGAACGTCTCTTTTAATGCAAATGTGCCTAGCTATTTTAAAAGAGATTTGGTTTTATTACAGATTAATCACGATGTGATTTCTATGGTAACACAGTCGGCTCTTATTGCTTTTTAGTAGTCTAATTATACTTATTACTActtaattatatataatatattatatatatattaattattaataataataataataataataataataataataataataataataataatgtatacttattaatcccgcaagggaaattacaatgttttcactctgttgttattattatacacatacatGCTGAGTacctacatgcactaatggagagatgtcagagtgagggggctgcccatggaaaggcgccccgagcagttgggttTTAGTGATTTGGCGGTGTTAATAAACTATCTGAGTAGGTATACAGGACATTCTTTTAACCTAAGtttattataattaataaaGTAGGCCTACCTCAAACTTTCTAGAAATTACAAAGTCTGTAGTAAGTGATTGAAGAATCAAATGATCTTTTTACATGGCTAAGTATTTTACATGtaaatatatgataatatgttAGGAAACACATTTTGGAGTGATTTCATACTGACCACGTTTGTTTTAAAACATACCGATATTTTTGATTGCCTGAAGGCTATGCCCAAATCTTAAACCCTTCAGGAGCCTATTAAGAGCCTTCACTCCCCTAAATGCTGAGTCGGGAACATGCGCAGAGCAAACGAAATAGCAATGGTCCTTAAATTACCGCGCACATCAAGCTAGCCAGAGAGAAGTCTGTGACAGGAAATGCACGCGTTTGCTTCAGCATAAACGCACAGTGTATCACTGGATAATATGTGGGTAATCAGAGGATGAAAAAGATTATACTTTACGGTTTACTGTAATTCTTTATTGTAGAGTTCAATTTGCATTACAACGCCCATTGATGAGCCTACATCAAAAATATGTTGAAGTTAAATACTGTAGGCCTACCTATAACTTTGAGCTACTTGTAATACTCCCTGAAAGCTAATGTGTGTTGCCTGGTTTGTCCTAATGAAGTTGAAATTTAATTTGGGAATATTCACTTCTAAAGCAAAATATCAGCTGACATGATAACGGCCTTAAAATTGATTCTGTTTTACTGAAGGTCCCTGTGTCAAAATCTAGTTTCAACACCTTCGTTATTTCAATTTTGTGTTTACATGTTGCATATTTCTTAAATAATTTGTGTTTAATCAAATTACCACACAGCACAGGACCCTCAGCTGTATTCTAAGATAGGAATGCTGGACACAATGCAAGGCACATGGGATCAATGAAAGTCCACAACTTCATTTTTTACCCGGCCCCTAAACAGTTTAATCCTACCATTCCTAATAGTATGTGAAATAGTTAAAAATAGTTTCACCTCCACCAGCTACagcattaaaatgctgcttacaaaTTAAGGCATcagtgacaataaaacaatatcATAATAATAAAGTGTGCTAGTGGTCATTCTGCAtaattggtacttttacttttgataattaagtacatttagctgaaGTGTTGGAGGAAGTATTTAGACCATTcttcagtaaaagtagcaataccacaatgtaaaaacacTCTCGTTCACATTAaatgtaaaagtcctgcattgaacaTGTAAATTAAGTAAAGATACAGTATGTTAGTGTACATAAAGTATTGAAAGTAAAAGAAGCCAAAGTGGAATAAAtgatattattggattattattacACATTCATTTCACTGTTAGTGGGTCAAGGGTTGTTTAATCTAAAACATTTTATGAAGGGATTGATATATTTTGTGCGTAAAATCTTCATTTTTAAACTATAACTGCAACTTTAAAATATACATGCTGCGCAGAGTCAAAAGTACCATCTTTTTCCctgaaatgtaatggagtagtAGGCCTagataaaatggaaatactcaagttaaAATAACCACAATTCTGTACCTTACAGTGCTTTagcaaatgtaggctacttacaTTTTGCCTCTGTAAATAAATGCAGGTGACTTGAGTATCTTGTTTAATGtagtatttctacttttactaattATAATTAATTAGCATATAGACTTGATTCTTCGTCTACCCCTGGGGATAACAACATTTAAAGAAAGACGAAGCactaaatttgttttattttgaaacgcGTAACCGGAAGAGCCCGTATTTACGATCTCGCTTAACGCTGGATAATAGTGAATTGTTGCAAGGTAACTTCCTCCTCCAATCCTGGCTTTTTGCCTTCGTGGATTGGAGTGCGAGTTGTGAAGCTCCAGACAGTTCTCGTGTGTGAAGGGGCACAACGTTACAAAATGTAtctttatctttctctctcctaaATATCGCGtgaatttgtcacttttttctttcaCCGAGCTGACGACGGACGATGATGTTGGTGTCATGTAGCCTCTGCTTTTTAGACTTTGGAAAACAAACCGGGTATTGTCGGTGAATTCTCGGGAGATGGCAGAGTAGATCGACCTGCGCCTGTTACCGAGCCCTCATAAAGCAGTTTGAAAAATAACCTGCAAGGTAAGTTTAATCATGACATACCTCAAATGTAGGCATATATTAAAGTGTGTATTGTAATACGAGTATAGACATTTCGGTGTACGTGGAGAAGTTTGCTGATTTGCAGGATAAGATTTCGTGACGTGCTCTCTCACAACTGAAATCCCTCTGAGCTTTTCTTCGTAAAATCTTGGCCTGTTTTGTTATTGTAGCCACCCATTTTATTTACCATATCATTATTTATCAGGTTGTGTGAACAAATACGTGCATATATAAATATGATTTAGCCTTCACGTACCATAGcctattcatttttatttgttttttaccgCGTCAGAGagatgtttttgtttagttATTGATAAATGGTGATGAGCTTCAggccaaaagacaaaaaacccGTCTTGGGTCTACCATTGCGTCACAATCAAATCAAGATCGCAACATTGCAACTagttgtgactttttttaagagttttttttttttgtcatgcaaACATTCTTTGGGAGGGTCGTTCCTGCTCGATCGTGTGTCTCATCATCCCATGCTGAGCACATTTAACATCACAATCGCACCCCTGGAGGGGGGAGAAGAGCCAAAAACACTGGTGAAGACACGGCATGGCAATAGTCTGTGGTTTAATGTTGAACTAGTTGGCAATGGAGTATATggagaaacatttaaaatatcaccCATATTTCTTATACAAGTATTTGTTGACATGCATTTGCCCTGCTGAGGAACAATCAGACCAAACAGGAAATGTGTGATAAGATTGCAGGGCAATTAAATGTAGAGCAAGTACAGTAGACCTGCTGATGAGAGGGTGCAAACTTCATTACAAAGGTGTTAATGCTAGCTGGAAACATTCAGAGATAATTGTGCAGATTAAAAGATGTGTGAATGGGAATGTCTCACACTGAAGTGTTCTTCCTCAGAATCAACTCATTGTGCTAGATCCTCGCACTCACTAAATTACTTTCCCACATACTAATTGGGCCTTTCTTCACTAGTAGCCCAAATGTCCGGGGAGCAGTTGATTGTGCATTTGCTTTTGCTGTGTAGCCTGCGTGATTGAACACGGCCGGCTAAGTTCTCGTAGTTGTGTGATGCATTCAAGGTGACGCCTAAACCATTCAGTTGACCACACTTTAAAGCATGCCACTCTGACAACCATACATTATGCAGTAATAGTGTCAGTGTAGATAGCATATTATTTAATCAATATGGATTAGCCACTCAAAATAAATTGTAACACCTATGACCCCCACCAGTTGAAGCTGTAATATATGAATTGTTGTTGGTGAATTTCAGGACTGGATTAGAGGAGGAAAATCACAGTTGGTTTTATCTGTTATGGTTAGTGGCAGTtagtggatgtgtttgtgtggttggGTGATGATCTGGAGAATGTAACCCCATAGCTGACCAGTCACTGAAGTCTGGCCTCTGTGGGTGCCTGCTGTTCTCAGTGGCTTGCGTCGTGAAGTCTGGCTGATAGTGGTCTGATAAAAGGACGGCAGGCAGTCTGATGCTGAGATATGGTTCAACTCCAGCCAGGGGATCTTTAGAATCCTGTTCTGTTCAGCTGAGCTAACAGGCACCGGGCCTGATTGTGGTTGCTCGCCCTGTCATTGTGATTagtcctctcctccttctcaaCGTCTCACAACAGTGTTATTGGCCTTGGGCCAGTGTCATTGTTTCAAATTGCCCAACTGTGGTAACGTATTCCTCATCCAGTTGGAGTTTATCCATCTCTCTTAGACCAACAATGCATTCCCAACAATAGGACTGGTTTGGGGTGTCTTGGAATGTTGAATGAATGTTTTTCTTGCATTTGTTTCAAAGAGGCTTTATGTGTGTCTGATTTATGATGCTTGAAGATATTTATGTTGTTACACAAGTTTATCTTACTTCCAACAGGTTGCTAAAAGCTGGTGCTGAAACAAatagtcaattaatcaatcataGAAGTTCAGAAAATAATA
This window harbors:
- the LOC116049338 gene encoding uncharacterized protein C7orf57-like isoform X1; this encodes MYSENVLMSNDLPSTTSGYQGIDGQISQIPGLSPTISTLPEERARGRRAGVLESDSDYVKLAKQGGHKGLLWHEETRTSKPDAYKPPGRFCTGSGDDEKPSLINSEEKKNPGAFQQREPPFGTDNMSAWERDDSSSNAKEKNNNVHYSQTEKLQPSDQYYETSKFKRIVYDKNPAPVDMSKLLSFGYADENKPIDNTDLSN
- the LOC116049338 gene encoding uncharacterized protein LOC116049338 isoform X2, translated to MYSENVLMSNDLPSTTSGLLWHEETRTSKPDAYKPPGRFCTGSGDDEKPSLINSEEKKNPGAFQQREPPFGTDNMSAWERDDSSSNAKEKNNNVHYSQTEKLQPSDQYYETSKFKRIVYDKNPAPVDMSKLLSFGYADENKPIDNTDLSN